The Chryseobacterium aureum genome contains a region encoding:
- a CDS encoding soluble NSF attachment family protein: protein MMMNRQKFIDKFIAVFVLLAMFKVVGIVAQLFHESFWSVIGTLIIFLIVAFIILLVITSLKDKEQNNRNSAGRKGSGSSSFYLESSLFDRIRSKYEELAEKYIAEKDYKKAARVYMNLLQDNYRGAQTLENGGFYNEAAVVYLKKLNNKSDAAACYEKAKQHKKAIDLYKEMEQKEKVGDLYKEINDLKNAHHYYQMVADDYTGNNQMVKASLVYRKKMEKTEEAQKVLLKGWEEDKDAFNCLNNYFANIFDTKKLESEIKDLYEKTPAYKKITYLEAMKHEFKKDPELHATTRNIAYEIIAEKVNTRSEIVNELKFFNPHDDVILKDISRFKTGRNKMFRN from the coding sequence ATGATGATGAATAGACAGAAATTTATAGACAAATTTATAGCAGTCTTTGTGCTGCTGGCCATGTTTAAAGTTGTCGGAATTGTGGCCCAGCTATTCCATGAAAGTTTCTGGAGTGTAATCGGGACATTGATTATTTTCTTAATAGTAGCTTTTATCATCCTGCTTGTGATCACCTCTCTGAAAGATAAAGAGCAGAACAACAGAAATTCAGCCGGAAGAAAAGGGAGCGGAAGCAGCAGTTTCTATCTTGAAAGCTCTCTTTTTGACAGGATCCGAAGCAAATATGAAGAGCTTGCCGAAAAATATATTGCCGAAAAAGACTATAAAAAAGCAGCAAGAGTCTATATGAACCTTCTGCAGGACAACTACAGAGGTGCCCAAACACTGGAAAACGGAGGATTCTACAATGAAGCTGCGGTAGTATATCTTAAAAAGCTGAACAATAAATCTGATGCCGCCGCCTGCTATGAAAAAGCAAAGCAGCATAAAAAAGCCATTGATCTTTACAAAGAAATGGAGCAGAAAGAAAAAGTAGGAGATCTTTATAAAGAAATCAATGATCTTAAAAATGCCCATCATTATTACCAGATGGTAGCAGATGATTATACAGGAAATAATCAGATGGTGAAAGCCTCTTTAGTCTACCGTAAAAAAATGGAAAAAACAGAAGAAGCCCAGAAAGTGCTGTTGAAAGGATGGGAAGAAGATAAAGATGCCTTCAACTGCCTAAATAATTATTTTGCCAATATCTTTGACACTAAAAAACTGGAATCAGAAATAAAGGACTTATATGAAAAGACTCCGGCCTATAAAAAGATCACCTATCTGGAAGCCATGAAGCATGAATTCAAAAAAGATCCGGAATTGCATGCTACCACCAGAAATATAGCGTATGAAATTATCGCTGAAAAAGTAAATACCCGTTCCGAAATCGTAAATGAACTGAAATTTTTCAATCCCCATGATGACGTGATTCTGAAAGATATTTCAAGATTCAAAACAGGAAGAAACAAAATGTTCAGGAATTAA
- a CDS encoding penicillin-binding protein: MTIQRAHINAELFGSPSDKGLFGYDEVIWNEAKCADFGNYLL, encoded by the coding sequence ATGACAATACAAAGAGCACATATCAATGCAGAACTATTCGGAAGTCCTTCTGATAAAGGATTATTCGGGTATGATGAGGTGATATGGAATGAGGCGAAATGTGCTGACTTTGGAAATTATTTACTGTAA